The sequence below is a genomic window from Candidatus Omnitrophota bacterium.
TATTTTTTAGGGCCGGTAAGCAAGCTGGAAGAGCCGCGTAAGGCCATCGAACCGCTTATCCCCTATGCGGACTCGCTCATGCTGACCAGGGGGATGCTGCGTAATTGCATTGACCCTAAATATAATATTCCGGCTGTCCTACGGGTTTCAGGGGGCAATAGCATTATAGGTAAAGACCTCTCTAATGAAGGCATTACCGTTTCTTTTGAAGATGCGCTGAGGTTGAATGCGGCGGCAGTAGCTATATCCGTATATGTAGGCACGGATCACGAAAATCAAACCTTAATCAATTTAACCAGGCTCATCGACGAGGGCCAGAAATACGGCATCCCGGTTTTAGCGGTTACTGCTGTGGGTAAAGAATTAGAAAAGCGCGACGCCCGTTATCTTTCTTTAGCCTGCCGTATTGCCGCAGAACTAGGCGCGCATATAGTCAAGACATACTATTGCGAAAATTTTGAAGCAGTAATCAAGTCCTGCTTTGTCCCGATAGTTATTGCCGGCGGGCCTAAATTAAAAAATGAATTCGATGTTTTAAAAATGGCCTATGAGGCGATAGCACAGGGCGCTAAGGGCGTGGATATGGGCAGGAATATCTGGCAGTCACGTTGGCCGGTGGCGGTGATTTCCGCCATACGCAGCATTGTCCACGAAAAAGCATCCTTAAAGAAGGCGTATAATTTATTTAACAGTTTGAAAAATAAAGGTAACTAGCACACAGGAGGAGGTTATGCATAGGAAGAATTTATTTTTAACAGCTACTGTTATCTTGAGCTGCCTGTTATTGTCAGCGTGCCTGCGTACTCAGGTACGCGCTACTACCCCCGCCCCTGAACACAACTTAATATTCTTTTATACTCCTTCCTGCAATGAATGCATCGAGGCAAAAAATAAATTAATACCCGCAATAGAAAAATATTTCAAAAACGTTGTCCGGGTGGAATATAAGGATACCGACGACATAGAAAACTATAAATTGCTCCTCTCCTTGAAAGAAAAATATAATAATACCCTGGAATTAACTTTACCTGTTTTCTATTTTGAAGGATACTTATTGAATGGCAAGACGGGTACCGAGGCTAACCTGAAGCGCATTCTTACGCAGAGTTTAGGCGAGGGTTATTATCAGGAAAAGGCATTGGTAGAGTCGGACCTGGCCCGGATACTGAAAAGTTTCGGGGTTGTCGGTATAGTTACGGCAGGCTTAGGGGACGGGATTAATCCTTGTGCCTTCACGGTAATCATCTTTTTTATTTCTTATCTGGCTTTACAGGGATACAAGAAAAAGGAATTGGCAGCCATAGGCCTTTCTTTTATTTCGGCCGTATTCCTCGTTTACCTTCTGATTGGCCTGGGCTTATTCAATATTATTTATAGCTTAGAGAAATTTTCATTAGCTAGAAGGGTCTTTAATATCAGTATCGGGATATTAAGCGTTACCCTCGGCACGGTATCCATTTATGATATATTAAAATTTAAAAAGACCAGGCGCACCGACGATTTGGTCCTGCAGCTGCCTCCGGCGGTGAAAAACCGGATACATTCCATAATCAGTTTATATTACAGAAAACCCAAAGATAATAAGAAACAGGCTCAAGAGGCGCATTTTTTCAGGTTAGTTATCAGCGCTTTCGTTACGGGTTTCATTGTTTCTTTTCTGGAGTTGGTCTGTACGGGACAACTCTATTTGCCGACGATAAAGTTTGCCCTGAAGATATCCTCCGTAAGGTTCCAGGCCCTGGCCTACCTTTTATTGTATAATCTGATGTTTATCGCGCCTTTATTACTGATATTTATTCTGGCCCTTTTTGGTGTCAGTTCGGAGCAATTCTCTAAAATTGCCAAAAAGCATCTTTTAGGCACCAAGCTTATTTTAGCGGTTATATTTTTTACTTTGGGCCTATTCCTGCTCTGGAGGCCCTAATTGCGCAGGATTTTCCTGTTTTTAGTATTTTTTCCCCTTATCCTGGGGGGCTGCGCGCAAAGCCGGCAAAATCTGCTGGCCCCTTTGCAAACTGCTGATAATTATTCCTGGGATTTTGGCAAGAGACAGGAAGGCGAAGTCTTAAAACACGCCTTTACCTTTAAAAATGACTCCAAACAAACCATAAAGATAAATGAGGTAAATACTTCCTGCGGCTGTACTGTTTCTAAAGTAGAAAAAAAAGTTCTTTTATCCGGCGAGGCTACCGCGATAGAGGTTCAGTTTAATACCAAGGGTTATTCCGGGTCCGTGCAGCAGTATGTATATGTCCATACCGATGATTTTGACAATCCCGTTTTAAGGTTTATCATTAAGGCGGAAATCGTAAAATAAAGTGTCAATGTGTCAGGTATCAAAGTTTTTCTTTGATACTATGATACCCTGATACCCTGGCACTTTGATACAGCGGGAGGTAAGAAATGTGGGCTTTAAGATTAAGGATGTGGCTATTGGTAACTATGCTTTTCGGGCTTACCTATGTGGCGCTCACTCTAATAGGTACCCAGTTTTTACATCTGTACGGATTTTCTTTTTATTTAATTTTATCTTTCGTAATGATGTTCATCCAGTATCTGATTGGGCCGAAAATCGTAGAATGGACCATGCATGTAAGGTATATTAAGAAGGAAGAGAACCTGCGCTTATACCAGATGGTAGAAGACCTGGCCAAAAGGGCCGGGATACCTGTGCCCAGAATAGGCATAGCCGAAATCAGCCTGCCTAATGCCTTTGCTTTTGGCCGCAGTATAAAGGACGGCCGGGTCTGCGTTACGGCGGGTATC
It includes:
- a CDS encoding DUF1573 domain-containing protein; translation: MRRIFLFLVFFPLILGGCAQSRQNLLAPLQTADNYSWDFGKRQEGEVLKHAFTFKNDSKQTIKINEVNTSCGCTVSKVEKKVLLSGEATAIEVQFNTKGYSGSVQQYVYVHTDDFDNPVLRFIIKAEIVK
- the lsrF gene encoding 3-hydroxy-5-phosphonooxypentane-2,4-dione thiolase, with the translated sequence MDWGMKNRMQRIFKEDGKAVMLAIDHGYFLGPVSKLEEPRKAIEPLIPYADSLMLTRGMLRNCIDPKYNIPAVLRVSGGNSIIGKDLSNEGITVSFEDALRLNAAAVAISVYVGTDHENQTLINLTRLIDEGQKYGIPVLAVTAVGKELEKRDARYLSLACRIAAELGAHIVKTYYCENFEAVIKSCFVPIVIAGGPKLKNEFDVLKMAYEAIAQGAKGVDMGRNIWQSRWPVAVISAIRSIVHEKASLKKAYNLFNSLKNKGN